The following coding sequences are from one Terriglobales bacterium window:
- a CDS encoding carboxypeptidase regulatory-like domain-containing protein, which yields MKRNSLAVILVVGFFSMAALAGTITGKVSGVSGKSVVYVDTIPGKTFPAPAKSFLMDQKGLLFQPHILVVPVGATVDFLNSDSVQHNVYWPSVGGNKKLTHNLGTWPQGQKRSFKFDQPGVTPLLCNVHPEMSGYIVVVPTPYYVETDANGEYKIENVPDGSYTVVAWHEGAKTQSKPVTVAGGSGKADFTLTK from the coding sequence ATGAAGCGCAACAGTCTGGCAGTGATCCTGGTGGTCGGGTTCTTCAGCATGGCCGCCTTGGCCGGCACCATCACGGGCAAGGTGTCCGGCGTCTCCGGCAAGTCGGTGGTCTACGTGGACACCATCCCTGGCAAGACCTTCCCTGCCCCCGCCAAGTCCTTCCTGATGGATCAGAAGGGCCTGCTTTTCCAACCCCACATCCTGGTCGTGCCGGTGGGGGCGACCGTGGATTTCCTGAACAGCGACTCGGTGCAGCACAACGTCTACTGGCCCTCGGTGGGCGGCAACAAGAAGCTGACCCACAACCTGGGCACCTGGCCGCAGGGGCAGAAGCGCTCCTTCAAGTTCGACCAGCCGGGCGTGACACCGCTGCTGTGCAATGTCCACCCGGAGATGTCGGGCTACATCGTGGTCGTGCCCACGCCCTATTACGTCGAGACCGACGCCAACGGGGAGTACAAGATCGAGAACGTTCCCGACGGCAGCTACACGGTGGTGGCGTGGCATGAGGGCGCCAAGACGCAGTCCAAACCGGTGACCGTGGCCGGGGGCAGCGGCAAGGCGGACTTCACGCTCACCAAGTAG